A portion of the Phocoena sinus isolate mPhoSin1 chromosome 9, mPhoSin1.pri, whole genome shotgun sequence genome contains these proteins:
- the TEX47 gene encoding testis-expressed protein 47, whose protein sequence is MSSSAHTRKTNKKNFPLECLLMPRVPRSNYLQFQEEKQKLQLKKLLLHRMFLVARVTANKEKKDIAEYYEQLFQSILKHHPGEAVTGLLLIYPNSIVHILESSNGTLYQILLDYLSHEKDEREFFIQGMKIIVTSHNIPTRLFMQWHVSVIKAPVMYLDDVTQSLSLQEVMTEFLIQTHKLALHLFKTVKVGTKGPGDNLHQVAPELLLPEQIIKYICNSAELMDPETFINMYNKPIHVTLDSEVVWPTPSSF, encoded by the coding sequence ATGTCCTCCTCAGCCCATACCCGAAAGACCAACAAAAAGAATTTTCCACTGGAATGTCTTCTAATGCCACGAGTTCCACGTAGTAATTACTTGcaatttcaggaagaaaagcaaaaactacaaCTAAAGAAACTCCTTCTTCATAGGATGTTCCTAGTGGCCAGGGTaacagcaaacaaagaaaaaaaagatattgctgaatactatgaacaattgtttCAGTCAATTTTGAAACATCACCCAGGAGAAGCAGTGACAGGATTATTGCTCATATATCCTAATTCCATTGTGCATATCCTGGAGTCCTCCAATGGTACTCTTTACCAAATTCTTTTGGATTATCTTAGCCATGAAAAGGATGAAAGAGAATTTTTTATCCAAGGAATGAAAATTATAGTCACATCACACAATATACCAACAAGGCTCTTTATGCAATGGCATGTTTCAGTAATAAAAGCGCCAGTTATGTATCTTGATGATGTGACACAGTCACTGTCCCTACAAGAGGTCATGACAGAATTTCTCATCCAAACCCATAAACTAGCACTCCATCTTTTTAAGACTGTGAAAGTGGGCACTAAAGGACCAGGCGATAATTTGCACCAAGTTGCACCTGAATTACTCCTTCCAGAACAAATAATAAAGTACATATGCAATTCTGCAGAATTAATGGACCCAGAAACTTTCATAAACATGTATAATAAACCAATACATGTCACCTTGGATTCTGAGGTGGTATGGCCCACTCCTTCCAGCTTCTAG